A stretch of Trichomycterus rosablanca isolate fTriRos1 unplaced genomic scaffold, fTriRos1.hap1 scaffold_318, whole genome shotgun sequence DNA encodes these proteins:
- the LOC134307596 gene encoding LOW QUALITY PROTEIN: cytochrome c oxidase subunit 2-like (The sequence of the model RefSeq protein was modified relative to this genomic sequence to represent the inferred CDS: substituted 3 bases at 3 genomic stop codons): MAHPSQLGFQDAASPVIEELLHFHDHALIIVFLISTLVLYIIVVMVSTKLTNKYILDSQEIEIVXTILPAVILVLIALPSLRILYLIDEVNDPHLTVKAIGHQXYWSYEYTDYEDLAFDSYMVPTQDLAPGQFRLLETDHRMVIPIESPVRVLVSAEDVIHSXAVPALGVKIDAIPGRLNQTAFIASRPGVFYGQCSEICGANHSFMPIVVEAVPLEHFEN; the protein is encoded by the coding sequence ATGGCACATCCCTCACAACTAGGATTCCAAGACGCGGCCTCGCCTGTAATAGAAGAACTTCTACATTTCCACGACCATGCTCTAATAATTGTATTCCTAATTAGCACCTTGGTCTtatatattattgttgtaaTGGTTTCTACAAAACTTACTAATAAATACATCTTAGACTCCCAAGAAATCGAAATCGTTTGAACAATTCTCCCAGCAGTAATTCTAGTGTTAATTGCACTTCCTTCTCTCCGAATCCTGTACCTAATAGATGAAGTCAACGACCCCCATCTAACAGTAAAAGCCATAGGCCATCAATGATACTGGAGCTACGAATATACAGACTATGAAGATCTAGCCTTCGACTCATATATGGTACCAACCCAAGACCTGGCTCCAGGACAATTTCGCCTGCTCGAAACAGACCATCGCATGGTAATCCCAATAGAATCACCAGTCCGAGTGCTAGTATCAGCCGAAGATGTAATTCACTCTTGAGCCGTCCCTGCCCTAGGCGTTAAGATAGATGCTATCCCAGGACGCCTAAACCAAACAGCCTTTATTGCCTCTCGTCCCGGAGTATTCTACGGACAATGCTCTGAGATCTGTGGAGCCAATCACAGCTTTATGCCAATCGTAGTAGAAGCCGTCCCGCTAGAACACTTTGAAAACTGA